The genomic interval TCCTCAATTTCCTGATTGGAGGAGTCTATTTTCAAGGTGACTGTCAAGTTCAAGAAGAGCTTTCAGGCTTTTCTTTGCCATGGCCCATGAATTCCAGTCCTTCAATGGGAATCTCCTTCTCCTTTATTGCTTTCTGACGGGAGAAGAAAACACATGATACAGGTCTATACGAAGCCTGAGGACCAAACTTTGTAAATATGATGGTACAGAAGTAAATCAGATCACACCAAAAGGCCACCCAACCATGATTCAACACTTGTACTCTTTTTAACCCAAGTACCattacagagaaattaaatgtaaGGCCAAAGAAGAGATTGGAAAGGAATTGTGAtgagggactcctggatggctcagtcagttaagtgtctgccttcagcttaggtcatgatctcagggtcctgggattgagccccacattgggctccctgctcagtggggagcctgcttcttctccctctgttgctccccctgcttgtgtgcaggctctctctctctctctctctgccaaataaataaataaaatcttaaaaaaaaaaaaaaaaaggaattgtgatGAGTCGTCCATGtttcatacgtggaatttaaacAGTTTTCTACTGTTATGACAGACACAAATTTAAACCTGAGTTCCAGGACTTTCTGGCTAAGTGAACCTGAGCAAGTCTCACTTTCCTATCTGTAAATGGGATACAGATACCAACTTGTAATGACCCTGAAGATGTTTTAAGTTAACTAATTGGGAGTGCTGTGCTCAGTGCGGTTCTTAAAATCCAAAGCAGTTTCACATTCATTGAGCTGGAATGAAAATTTCCTAGCgggttgagagagagaacaggacaAAGGAATTACAACAAAATGAGACCCTCAGGTCTAACAGCTCAGGCCAACACCCCgcttcgcccccccccccccccaacaataGTGGAACAGTGCACCACCtcaaaaatcaaggaaatgatTCTGGTGAACTTGAACTAATCACTTCCTATTTGGGGGCATAAACGTTCCAtgtataaaaatatgaacaaCTATGCCCACTTTATGAGTTTGAGCACCAAATGAACCAAAGGATGTTCCTGTGCTCCGTAAAACGTAAAGCATTGTAAAAACATTTGTCATTCAGAGAGATACCGGGTGGCCTTAGTGCTGATGGTGGGGAGAAAGCCCCTGCCACTGCCCTCACTGAGGCTTTTCTTCAAATCCTTCCCACCCCAACTTCCGCCAGGTACTGCGCGTGTGGCCGGGGACACCGCAGGAGAACCAGGAGCCAGGGGATAGAGACGAAAGGGCCCTGGCCGCCTAAGGGCTCACCTGAACACACTGCTGATAGCGCTTGAAGAGGTCGGTGCACGGGTCTCCGGAGCCGTCCCCTTTAAGGAACTTCTCGGCAAACCAGCGATTGAAGCACTGGTCGTACTCGCGCTTCATGTCGGTGCAGGCCTCCCCTACGCTATTCATGGCGGCGGAGGCGGTAGCGGCGCACTTTGATGTCGTCACTCAAAAGTGCGTCGCTCGGCTTTACGTGAGGACGCCCTACGGCGACCGAAGAGAGAAATGTGGGCGCGGGCGGTGAGGTTTGGCCTTCGGTCCTGGGTGGCCTGGCGCCGGGGTTTCACCTCTAAGGCAGATCCTCAGGTAAAGGCCGGGGGCGTTTAAATGGGTGGCGAAGCAAGTCAGGACTCGATACCCTCATTCTCCACCTCATTCCCCCCAGGGTAACGGCCGGGTCTCGGCCCAGGTGATCGAGCACCTGGAGCGTCTGGCGCTTGTGGACTTTGGCAGCCAAGAGGCCGTGGCACGGCTGGAGAAAGCCATCGCCTTTGCCGACCGGCTCCGCGCCGTGGACACGAGTGGGGTGGAGCCCATGGAATCTGTACTGGAGGACAGGTAAATACTCGCGGCTGCGCACCCCGAAGCTTTGCCGGTGGCGCCTTCGCAGGCATTTGAGGTGGCGATTATTAGTGTctattcacagaagagaaaagagcTTTAGCGAGATGCACGAACTTGCCACGGTCACCCCACGGGTTAAGTGGTTTCAtgctttcctttgttcattttggaTCCTGTCACTCCCGTTTGAAGTCCTCGAGGCCTCCCAGTATGATGAGGAACCGTAACCATCGCTTTTGAGGCCTTTACAGAGTCCCCACCTTCCACTCAGACACACTGCTCTTTTACTCCAGCTACATTAGCTTCGTTACTGTTTCTCCAACGTGCCCATTTGTTTCTTCTAGGATCTTTGCGTTTGCTATTCCCCTTTTCTTGGACAGCCTGTTTCCTTGGCAGGTCTTAGTTCATCTCCTCCGGAAGGCTTCTCCTCCAAATATCCTCTCCCTTAACAGTCACCGCTCTTGATCCTGTtggattttcttccatttcttatttttgttgatttgtctCTTGTGCTTATATTTGACTTGCTCGTTGGATTCCTGTCTCAAAATATGGCTTATACATATTTTCTGACCTAGTGGTTCCCTATGGAAACATATGTAAAAGTACATCAAGATGTATGCACTGGTGTTCAGGTTTTTGTttataatacaaaacaaaaaacaacaaaacactccCAAGAAGGAGCAacttcagttggtagagcatgcagtGATCTCCAGGGTATGATttggagccccacttggggtaAAGTTtacttaaattaatttaaaaaaatataacccCTCAAACAGAAACAGTTTAGGTGTTCTTCATGGTTAAATACATCGtatttgacaattttttaaaaagattttatttatttgttcatgagacacacagagagagagaggcagagacacaggcagagggagaagcaggctccatgcagggagcccaatgtgggactcaatcccaggtgtccaggatcaccccctgggccaaaggcagcgctaaactgctgagccacccgggctgccccaacaaTACTTTTATACATAATCTATTCGATATATTCTGGTGTATGCATTAAGTTTTGTTCCCTCAGAGCATGCAAGAAACTGTTAACAATTAGAGAAAGTGGAATGCAGAGGGAAGTTCTTACTTTTCACTTTATACTGAGGGGCAAAACACAAATACCTAAAGGACCAGAGTAATAACACAAGAAGTGAGGTGGTTAGTGCAATAGGGAGGGGCAGGTCTTTGACAAAGTAGTTTGTGAATGTTATACCAAAAGGGTGCAGCCTCTCCCCACTTCTACCAATTTTTGCTAaatcttaatacatttttaaagaaaatgctctttttttgaaaagcagagtTTTTGCTGTTTGGGGACTACAGTTTCTTGGGAAGGATGGGTATGTACTTCATAAGACCAGCAGTCTACAGCTCTGtccaaccccccccccttttttttttaagattttatgtattcattcttgagagacacggagagaggcagagagaaacagactcctcatgggcagcccaatgtggaacttgattccaggaccccgggatcacgacctgagccaaaggcagatgctcaaccaccgagccacccagatgcccctgtctTACCCTTTCCTTGGtggggtattttttaaaagatttatttattttagagtgtggCACATGGCATGgtgtggggaggaacagagagagaagggaacaagCTGACTTCCCACTCAagagggagcctgatttggggcttattcccaggaccccaagatcataacctgagctgaaaaccaagagtcagaggttcaACCTTTCCACCCATGTGCCCCCTTGATAGGATTAAAAAACATTCTTGGGGAACCTGCGTGGCTTATTGAGGTGTCCAACTCTTAACTTTagctcaggttttttttgttttttttttaagattttatttatttattcatgatagacatagagagagagagaggcagagacacaggcagagggagaagcaggctccatgcagggagcccgacgtgggactcaatcctgggaccccagaatcacaccctgggccaaaggcaggtaccaaaccgctgagccacccagggatccctttagctcaggttttgatcatggggtatgagtttgagccccagtgggctccatgctgggcatggaacctagtttaaaaaaaaaaaaaaaaaaaaaaagacactcaatATAGATGGTATAGATGGGAACAAAAGAGATTAGCTGCCATTAGCACCAATAAGGAGAGCCAGACCTATCTGTAATCATAACCTCTTTGTAAAGTGCTTGCTAGCCTCCCATCCTCACCTCGTCTTTGGttcctttatattctttattttgtaatcTGATGCTCAGATCTACAGAAGTCCAACAGTTTCTCAAAATTACATAGCACTTCAAAATAGAAATCTGAGGTCATCTCCTACCCAAGCTCTTTGGGTACCTCTCCAGTGTTCTTCAGGATGAAGACAAAAGctccacctgggtggctcaatggtttagcatctgcctttggctctggtcatgatccaggggttgtgggatagagtcctgcattgggctccccagaggaagcctgcttctccctctgcctatgtttctgcctctctctctctctctcatgaataaataaaatctaaaaaaaaaaaaaaaaaaaaactccaccatATTTGAGTAATATTTGACTCTCCCCCTCTCTTACTGCTCATCCAAATTCCAGGGAGCAATACTATCTGTTATTACTCATCATATTCTCAGTATCTAACActgagcactcagtaaatgtttgttgaatgttctttaaagatattacttattagggagagagagaagggagggcgGAGCAAGTAGTAgtaagagtctcaagcagactgcacactgagtgtagagcccagtgtggggctcaatctcacaactctgagatcaccacctgagccaaaatcaaaagtccgatgcttaaccaactgtgccacccaggcaccccattgaaTGTTCTTTATTAGTATCCTTGGGAAAGGAGGGAATAGAAGCACAAAGAGGAGACAGAATTTCCGAGATCATGTAGAGGGAAGCCATAAAGGAACTCCAATATTGCTCAGAGAAGAGTTtgaaaaagatgaagagggaTTTGGATCTGGTAGCTGGAATAGTGACTTCATATTCAGTGATCTGCAGTCTTCCCATAaacttggaaaacagtttgagtTAACtattccattttagagatgtAGCACTTATAGgactgttgtttttaaaaatattttatttattcatgagagaaacatagagggagaagcaggcacctcacagggagccccatgtggtactcgatccctggacccgggatcacgccctgagccaaaggctgatgctctactgctgagctacccaggcgtcccaggactgttgtttttttattaacaTATTGCCTCACTAATGTTTGAAATGGAACCCAGTTAAGACAAGTGTTAAACCATTTTAGGACACACTAGGTGTAAAAGCACTGACTGGCTATTAGAAATCTCTTGGCCCATTAAAACCCTATCTGTTGGTTTTAGCTAAAAAACCATTTAGTGCCCTTAGTGTCAGGTGCTAAGATTTTATATGCATTGTCTCAATTATCACATACAACTCTGGAAGGTAAATACTAgtatctcatttattatttttttatttttaaaaagatttatttaggctccattccatgcagggaacctgacgtgggactcgatcctgggtctccaggaccacaccctgggctgaa from Canis aureus isolate CA01 chromosome 27, VMU_Caureus_v.1.0, whole genome shotgun sequence carries:
- the TRIAP1 gene encoding TP53-regulated inhibitor of apoptosis 1, translated to MNSVGEACTDMKREYDQCFNRWFAEKFLKGDGSGDPCTDLFKRYQQCVQKAIKEKEIPIEGLEFMGHGKEKPESSS
- the GATC gene encoding glutamyl-tRNA(Gln) amidotransferase subunit C, mitochondrial, giving the protein MWARAVRFGLRSWVAWRRGFTSKADPQGNGRVSAQVIEHLERLALVDFGSQEAVARLEKAIAFADRLRAVDTSGVEPMESVLEDRCLYLRSDNVVEGNCAEELLQNAHRVVEEYFVAPPGNISLPKQDEQEPFSYN